From a single Osmerus mordax isolate fOsmMor3 chromosome 6, fOsmMor3.pri, whole genome shotgun sequence genomic region:
- the chn2 gene encoding beta-chimaerin isoform X1, producing the protein MAASSNSSLSGSSVSSDPEDYQPPIWKSYLYQLQQETPRPKRITCPQEMESRPKYYGREFHGLVSREYADELLGGAEGAYLIRESQRQPGTYTLALRFGRQTLNYRLFYDGKHFVGEKRFESVHDLVTDGLITLYIETKAAEYIAKMTTNPIYEHLGYTSLLKDKMVSRLSRGRSEQRRVTFQRDDKKMEGPWEPGEMPTEEGSRGGLGGELTAHKAKRQERKRQELLALALGVRLGSRGTLLWKPLKLLASCPQISSPLLRRSALKECPERQCSYEKIHNFKVHTFRGPHWCEYCANFMWGLIAQGVRCSDCGLNVHKQCSKLVPSDCQPDLRRIKKVFSCDLTTLVKAHNTTRPMVVDMCIREIELRGLRSEGLYRVSGFSEHIEDVRLAFDRDGDKADISADTYADINIIAGVLKLYLRDLPIPVITFELYSKFVQAAKIPNPESRLEAIHEGLLLLPPAHHETLRFLMAHLKRVTMFEKDNFMNAENLGIVFGPTLMQPPEQSALTTLNDMRQQKLVVQLLIENEEVLF; encoded by the exons ATCCTGAGGACTACCAGCCGCCCATATGGAAGTCTTACT TGTATCAGCTCCAGCAGGAGACTCCCAGGCCCAAGAGGATCACATGTCCTCAAGAG ATGGAGAGCCGACCGAAATACTACGGCAGAGA GTTCCACGGCCTGGTCTCTAGGGAGTACGCAGACGAGCTcctggggggggcggagggggcttACCTCATCAGAGAGAGCCAGCGGCAGCCAGGGACGTACACCCTGGCCCTGAG GTTTGGCCGCCAGACCCTGAACTACAGACTCTTCTATGACGGGAAGCACTTTGTGGGGGAGAAGAGGTTCGAATCGGTGCATGACCTGGTGACCGACGGCCTCATCACCCTGTACATCGAGACCAAGGCGGCCGAGTACATCGCCAAGATGACCACCAACCCCATCTACGAACACCTGGGCTACACCTCGCTGCTCAAGGACAAGATGGTGAGCCGGCTGAGCCGAGGGCGGTCGGAGCAACGCAGGGTCACCTTCCAGAGGGATGACAAG AAGATGGAGGGTCCGTGGGAGCCGGGAGAGATGCCCACGGAGGAGGGGAGccgaggagggctgggaggagagctgaCGGCCCACAAGGCTAAGAGACAGGAGCGCAAGCGGCAGGAGCTGCTGGCCCTGgcgctgggggtgaggctggggagcagaggAACGCTGCTCTGGAAGCCGCTAAAACTGTTGGCCTCCTGTCCACagatctcctcccctctgctgcgGAGGAGCGCCCTGAAGGAATGCCCAGAGAGGCAGTGCTCCTACGAGAAGATCCACAACTTCAAG GTTCACACATTTCGGGGGCCACACTGGTGCGAGTACTGTGCCAATTTCATGTGGGGTCTCATTGCCCAAGGCGTTCGTTGCTCAG ACTGCGGGCTGAACGTGCATAAGCAGTGCTCCAAGCTGGTGCCTAGTGACTGCCAGCCAGACCTGCGCAGGATAAAGAAGGTGTTCAGCTGTGACCTCACCACGCTGGTCAAGGCCCACAACACGACACGACCCATGGTGGTAGACATGTGCATCCGAGAGATTGAACTGAGAG GTCTGAGGTCTGAGGGATTGTACCGCGTGTCTGGTTTCTCAGAGCACATCGAGGATGTGAGGCTTGCCTTTGACCGAG ATGGTGATAAGGCAGACATCTCTGCGGATACGTACGCAGATATCAACATAATCGCTGGAGTTTTGAAGCTCTACCTTAGAGATCTCCCCATCCCGGTCATAACATTTGAGTTGTACTCCAAATTCGTCCAAGCAGCAA AAATCCCCAACCCTGAATCCAGACTAGAGGCTATCCATGAGGGCCTACTGCTCCTGCCCCCAGCCCACCATGAGACCCTGCGCTTCCTGATGGCTCATTTGAAGAG GGTCACAATGTTCGAGAAGGACAACTTCATGAATGCTGAGAACCTTGGTATCGTGTTTGGGCCGACGTTAATGCAGCCCCCTGAGCAGAGTGCCCTGACCACCCTGAACGACATGAGACAGCAGAAGTTGGTGGTGCAGCTCTTGATAGAGAACGAAGAGGTCTTGTTTTGA
- the chn2 gene encoding beta-chimaerin isoform X2 — protein MAASSNSSLSGSSVSSDPEDYQPPIWKSYLYQLQQETPRPKRITCPQEMESRPKYYGREFHGLVSREYADELLGGAEGAYLIRESQRQPGTYTLALRFGRQTLNYRLFYDGKHFVGEKRFESVHDLVTDGLITLYIETKAAEYIAKMTTNPIYEHLGYTSLLKDKMVSRLSRGRSEQRRVTFQRDDKISSPLLRRSALKECPERQCSYEKIHNFKVHTFRGPHWCEYCANFMWGLIAQGVRCSDCGLNVHKQCSKLVPSDCQPDLRRIKKVFSCDLTTLVKAHNTTRPMVVDMCIREIELRGLRSEGLYRVSGFSEHIEDVRLAFDRDGDKADISADTYADINIIAGVLKLYLRDLPIPVITFELYSKFVQAAKIPNPESRLEAIHEGLLLLPPAHHETLRFLMAHLKRVTMFEKDNFMNAENLGIVFGPTLMQPPEQSALTTLNDMRQQKLVVQLLIENEEVLF, from the exons ATCCTGAGGACTACCAGCCGCCCATATGGAAGTCTTACT TGTATCAGCTCCAGCAGGAGACTCCCAGGCCCAAGAGGATCACATGTCCTCAAGAG ATGGAGAGCCGACCGAAATACTACGGCAGAGA GTTCCACGGCCTGGTCTCTAGGGAGTACGCAGACGAGCTcctggggggggcggagggggcttACCTCATCAGAGAGAGCCAGCGGCAGCCAGGGACGTACACCCTGGCCCTGAG GTTTGGCCGCCAGACCCTGAACTACAGACTCTTCTATGACGGGAAGCACTTTGTGGGGGAGAAGAGGTTCGAATCGGTGCATGACCTGGTGACCGACGGCCTCATCACCCTGTACATCGAGACCAAGGCGGCCGAGTACATCGCCAAGATGACCACCAACCCCATCTACGAACACCTGGGCTACACCTCGCTGCTCAAGGACAAGATGGTGAGCCGGCTGAGCCGAGGGCGGTCGGAGCAACGCAGGGTCACCTTCCAGAGGGATGACAAG atctcctcccctctgctgcgGAGGAGCGCCCTGAAGGAATGCCCAGAGAGGCAGTGCTCCTACGAGAAGATCCACAACTTCAAG GTTCACACATTTCGGGGGCCACACTGGTGCGAGTACTGTGCCAATTTCATGTGGGGTCTCATTGCCCAAGGCGTTCGTTGCTCAG ACTGCGGGCTGAACGTGCATAAGCAGTGCTCCAAGCTGGTGCCTAGTGACTGCCAGCCAGACCTGCGCAGGATAAAGAAGGTGTTCAGCTGTGACCTCACCACGCTGGTCAAGGCCCACAACACGACACGACCCATGGTGGTAGACATGTGCATCCGAGAGATTGAACTGAGAG GTCTGAGGTCTGAGGGATTGTACCGCGTGTCTGGTTTCTCAGAGCACATCGAGGATGTGAGGCTTGCCTTTGACCGAG ATGGTGATAAGGCAGACATCTCTGCGGATACGTACGCAGATATCAACATAATCGCTGGAGTTTTGAAGCTCTACCTTAGAGATCTCCCCATCCCGGTCATAACATTTGAGTTGTACTCCAAATTCGTCCAAGCAGCAA AAATCCCCAACCCTGAATCCAGACTAGAGGCTATCCATGAGGGCCTACTGCTCCTGCCCCCAGCCCACCATGAGACCCTGCGCTTCCTGATGGCTCATTTGAAGAG GGTCACAATGTTCGAGAAGGACAACTTCATGAATGCTGAGAACCTTGGTATCGTGTTTGGGCCGACGTTAATGCAGCCCCCTGAGCAGAGTGCCCTGACCACCCTGAACGACATGAGACAGCAGAAGTTGGTGGTGCAGCTCTTGATAGAGAACGAAGAGGTCTTGTTTTGA